From the Candidatus Palauibacter australiensis genome, the window CGCTCGCCTCCCTCGAACCGTTCCGGGACCGGCTCACGATCATCAGCGACACCGATATCGAGGCGGCGGAGGCCCGGATCCCCAAGGAGATCGGCGGCGACCACTTCCGCTCCAGCGCGACCTTCCTGACCCAGTCCCACCCGCGGCAGACGGAAGGCTCGGACATCCGGGCCGGGACGTCGATGGACCAGATCTACGCCCAGCGCTTCGGGCAGGACACGCCGATCCCCTCCATGCAGCTCTGCATCGAGAACGTGGACCAGTCGGGGGGCTG encodes:
- a CDS encoding DUF1552 domain-containing protein, whose amino-acid sequence is MDIITGKHIPRRTFLRGVGATVALPMLDAMVPAGRLWGSIRPADPTRLIAIEMVHGAAGSTAYGASRGYWSPLQTGRDFDLSTGALASLEPFRDRLTIISDTDIEAAEARIPKEIGGDHFRSSATFLTQSHPRQTEGSDIRAGTSMDQIYAQRFGQDTPIPSMQLCIENVDQSGG